AGAACATCTTCCCGAGCACCAGCCCGACCCTGGGCATCGCCGCGGTGTTCGGCTCGTTCGCGGTCACCGTCGTGATGCGCCCGGCGGGTGCCGCGATCTTCGGTGAGCTGGCGGATCGCAAGGGGCGCAAGGCGACCATGGTGCTCGTCATGGGCGGCGTCGGCGTCACCACGGCCGCGATGGGGTTGATCCCTTCCCACGCCTCGGTGGGCGTGCTCGCGCCGATCCTGTTCCTGGCGCTGCGCATCGCGCAGGGACTGTTCGTCGGCGGCGTCACCGCGACCACGCACACGCTCGGCACGGAGAGCATCGGCGCGCGCTGGCGCGGCCTGATGAGCGGGCTGATCGGGGCCGGGGGAGCGGGCCTCGGTGCGGCCCTGGCCAGCCTGGCCTACATCGTGGTCTCGGCGATCTTCCCCGGCCCGGCGTTCGACCAGTGGGGCTGGCGGGTGCTGTTCTTCTGCGGGCTGCTCAGCGCGCTGCTGAGCCTGTTCGTGCTGCGCAAGGTCGAGGAATCCCCGGAGTTCCAAGGGAAGCAGCGCGCGCCGGTGGCCTTCCGGGAGCTGGTTCGCGGCCGAGGCAAGAAGATCCTCGCGCTCAACATCGCGGTGGCCGCCGGTGGTGGTGCGCAGTACTACCTGACGTCCGGGTACCTGCCCACCCTGCTCAGCGAGGTGGTCGGGGTCCCGGCCGGCCGGCGCGGCACCATCCTGCTGGTCAGCAGCGTCTTGGTGATCGGGGCCGCGATCGGCG
This genomic window from Amycolatopsis mongoliensis contains:
- a CDS encoding MFS transporter; the protein is MTTDIAPRSKSPRAAVFASVAGWSFDLFDLFLLLYVAGPISKNIFPSTSPTLGIAAVFGSFAVTVVMRPAGAAIFGELADRKGRKATMVLVMGGVGVTTAAMGLIPSHASVGVLAPILFLALRIAQGLFVGGVTATTHTLGTESIGARWRGLMSGLIGAGGAGLGAALASLAYIVVSAIFPGPAFDQWGWRVLFFCGLLSALLSLFVLRKVEESPEFQGKQRAPVAFRELVRGRGKKILALNIAVAAGGGAQYYLTSGYLPTLLSEVVGVPAGRRGTILLVSSVLVIGAAIGAGHLSERLGRRRTMLGFGLCNLFALPLLTWGIASAGGDRGTVVALLCVVMVMLSNAAYSPLMIFLNEQYPTELRARGTAVSWNLGFMLGGLMPTLVSLLSPELSDVPSRLAIFLVGATLVFVIAILASPETRGALDRERGARTVADEATSA